One window of Fodinicurvata sediminis DSM 21159 genomic DNA carries:
- the upp gene encoding uracil phosphoribosyltransferase has translation MTENDFPSLHVVTHPLLQHKLSLMRDKNTPTILFRQLLREISLLLGYEVTRDLPLTHERIETPLVEMDAPVLACPLSIVSILRAGLGMAEGLQQLIPSAREGHIGLYRDPETKKPHEYFLKLPENPGRVLLVDPMLATGGSAAHAVDVLLRNGVAREDLRLVTLVCAPEGVKVFADAHPDIPIYTAALDERLNEKAYILPGLGDAGDRLFGTL, from the coding sequence ATGACAGAAAATGACTTTCCCTCCCTGCATGTGGTCACCCATCCGTTGCTCCAGCACAAGCTGAGCCTGATGCGTGACAAGAACACGCCGACGATCCTCTTCCGCCAGCTTCTGCGCGAAATCTCGCTGCTACTGGGGTACGAAGTCACACGCGATCTTCCGCTGACGCATGAACGAATCGAGACACCGCTTGTCGAGATGGATGCACCGGTTCTGGCCTGTCCGCTGTCCATTGTCTCGATCCTGCGGGCTGGCCTGGGAATGGCCGAGGGGCTGCAGCAGTTGATTCCTTCGGCGCGTGAAGGTCACATCGGGCTTTACCGTGACCCGGAAACCAAGAAACCGCATGAGTACTTCCTGAAATTGCCGGAGAACCCGGGACGCGTGCTGCTGGTCGACCCCATGCTGGCGACAGGCGGCTCGGCCGCCCATGCTGTGGATGTCCTGCTGCGCAACGGAGTGGCCCGTGAAGACCTGCGTCTGGTCACCCTGGTGTGCGCGCCTGAGGGTGTGAAGGTCTTTGCCGACGCGCATCCGGATATACCCATCTATACAGCCGCACTGGACGAGAGGTTGAACGAGAAAGCTTACATCCTGCCTGGGCTGGGCGATGCCGGGGATCGCCTTTTCGGCACACTCTAG